In methanogenic archaeon ISO4-H5, the following are encoded in one genomic region:
- a CDS encoding mechanosensitive ion channel protein — protein sequence MKKVSKMTRALTKQDFMGPKGIIIIALAVFTVLTWVFSDQIYGADSVFYQNNFGNSALNTAVSYIPAIIKTVVIMFCAWLINFVVQIVLEYFAKGSKEVITAMKLIKSLVKYLIFIVAILLCLSAWGVNTATLIASAGILSLIIGLGAQSLIADIIAGLFMVFENDFEVGDIVVIDGWRGTVTEIGMRTTKLVDYRGNIKIVNNSKISTVINQSKKTSVALCYIGVEYGDDLSRIELVIRDNIDRVKAHIPQIINGPFYKGVDSLGESSVNLLFMADCKEEDLFIVQRAMNREWKIVFDENHINIPFPQVTVSQYEAHQETMDRATVREARQFADTQSELSKGMEVDQE from the coding sequence ATGAAAAAGGTGTCAAAAATGACAAGAGCATTGACCAAACAAGACTTCATGGGCCCCAAGGGCATCATAATCATCGCTCTGGCGGTGTTCACGGTGCTCACCTGGGTCTTCAGCGATCAGATATACGGAGCGGATTCCGTATTCTATCAGAACAACTTCGGCAACTCCGCCCTCAATACGGCCGTCAGCTACATACCCGCGATCATCAAGACCGTCGTGATAATGTTCTGCGCATGGCTGATCAACTTCGTGGTGCAGATCGTCCTCGAGTACTTCGCCAAGGGAAGCAAAGAGGTCATCACCGCCATGAAGCTCATCAAGAGCCTGGTGAAGTACCTGATCTTCATAGTCGCCATCCTTCTGTGCCTCAGCGCCTGGGGAGTCAACACCGCGACCCTCATAGCATCGGCCGGTATCCTCTCTCTGATCATCGGTCTCGGAGCCCAGAGCCTGATCGCAGACATCATCGCCGGTCTGTTTATGGTGTTCGAGAACGACTTCGAGGTCGGCGACATCGTCGTCATCGACGGATGGAGGGGAACCGTCACTGAGATCGGTATGAGGACCACCAAGCTGGTCGACTACCGCGGCAACATCAAGATCGTCAACAACTCGAAGATATCCACCGTCATCAACCAGTCCAAGAAGACCTCCGTCGCCCTCTGTTACATCGGAGTGGAGTACGGAGATGACCTCTCCCGCATCGAACTGGTCATCAGGGACAACATCGACAGGGTCAAGGCGCACATCCCCCAGATCATCAACGGACCCTTCTACAAGGGTGTGGACAGCCTCGGCGAGTCCAGCGTGAACCTCTTGTTCATGGCCGACTGTAAGGAGGAGGACCTCTTCATCGTCCAGAGGGCCATGAACCGCGAGTGGAAGATAGTCTTCGACGAGAACCACATCAACATTCCCTTCCCGCAGGTCACCGTCAGCCAGTACGAGGCCCACCAGGAGACCATGGACAGGGCTACCGTCCGCGAGGCACGCCAGTTCGCCGACACCCAGAGCGAGCTCTCCAAGGGAATGGAGGTCGACCAGGAGTAA
- a CDS encoding pyridoxamine 5'-phosphate oxidase PPOX: MAISESAKALFDQHSKSHRIFSLATASKSGVPNVVPIGFLWVANDDEIWVVDNFLNKTLANIKENPVAAVYAQAAEGPECVQLKGKCVYETSGKDYEGARDMARAKSDKYPAKGLLKIKVSCAFDTTPGPNAGKKI, encoded by the coding sequence ATGGCAATATCTGAATCCGCCAAAGCGCTGTTCGATCAGCACAGCAAGTCCCACAGGATCTTCTCCCTGGCCACCGCCAGCAAGTCCGGCGTCCCCAACGTGGTCCCCATCGGATTCCTCTGGGTAGCCAACGACGACGAGATCTGGGTGGTCGACAACTTCCTGAACAAGACCCTCGCCAACATCAAAGAAAACCCTGTGGCGGCGGTGTACGCACAGGCCGCCGAGGGACCCGAATGCGTCCAGCTCAAGGGCAAATGCGTCTACGAGACCTCTGGAAAGGACTACGAGGGAGCCAGAGACATGGCCCGCGCCAAGTCCGACAAGTATCCCGCCAAGGGACTCCTGAAGATCAAGGTCTCCTGCGCCTTCGACACCACTCCCGGACCCAACGCAGGAAAGAAAATCTGA
- a CDS encoding trimethylamine permease, with translation MPSIDDYVKANHKKKFKFGIVAALLCAIYWGVWYVPGYAVWEMPDFLPQVMINMENAGFGGDANYTMACILLCLVNAIIDTLILFIWNGALGKLGELKRTFVEFKAANIYFVYAGICGAGAVFGTYVAAQFLNPGFAAVAGVLYALVGTIMSVLYLHQKVTKRGYIAVIIMIIGAFVLFAGTIFGGAESANMTLGVIGGAMCAICWGLEGTFAGKALDYCEPDCGIQLRFFWEMVLWIIVCVVIACCGVPIFSTIGSIFADPHILLVVILLGFSFAWCYVTWYKSFPFIGVARGQAIGSLYAACSIIFMVLFFGVDNAIGGSDMAHVLPTIGGLIICLFGSYLIATEDAEGLVSLKDDSVMGGE, from the coding sequence ATGCCGAGCATTGACGACTACGTAAAGGCGAACCACAAGAAGAAATTCAAGTTCGGTATCGTCGCCGCATTGCTTTGTGCAATCTATTGGGGAGTATGGTACGTTCCCGGATACGCTGTCTGGGAGATGCCCGATTTCCTTCCCCAGGTGATGATTAACATGGAGAACGCCGGATTCGGCGGAGATGCCAACTACACCATGGCATGTATCCTGCTCTGTCTGGTCAACGCCATCATCGATACGCTCATCCTGTTCATCTGGAACGGAGCGCTCGGCAAGCTCGGCGAACTCAAGAGGACTTTCGTTGAGTTCAAGGCCGCAAACATCTACTTCGTATACGCCGGTATCTGCGGAGCCGGAGCGGTTTTCGGAACCTACGTTGCAGCGCAGTTCCTTAACCCTGGATTTGCAGCCGTCGCCGGTGTTCTGTACGCACTCGTCGGAACCATCATGTCCGTTCTTTACCTCCACCAGAAGGTCACCAAGAGGGGATATATCGCCGTCATCATCATGATCATCGGAGCATTCGTTCTCTTCGCCGGAACCATCTTCGGAGGAGCAGAGTCCGCCAACATGACCCTCGGAGTCATCGGAGGAGCCATGTGTGCTATCTGCTGGGGACTTGAGGGTACTTTCGCCGGAAAGGCTCTCGACTACTGCGAGCCTGACTGCGGTATCCAGCTCAGGTTCTTCTGGGAAATGGTCCTTTGGATCATCGTCTGTGTCGTCATCGCATGCTGTGGTGTCCCGATCTTCTCCACCATCGGAAGCATCTTCGCAGACCCGCACATCCTGCTCGTCGTCATCCTGCTGGGATTCTCCTTTGCCTGGTGCTACGTTACCTGGTACAAGTCCTTCCCCTTCATCGGTGTCGCACGTGGACAGGCTATCGGATCCCTGTACGCAGCCTGTTCCATCATCTTCATGGTCCTGTTCTTCGGTGTCGACAACGCCATCGGAGGATCCGACATGGCCCACGTCCTGCCTACCATCGGAGGACTTATCATCTGTCTGTTCGGAAGCTACCTTATCGCTACCGAGGACGCAGAGGGTCTTGTCTCTCTGAAGGACGACTCCGTCATGGGAGGTGAGTGA
- a CDS encoding transmembrane protein, producing the protein MSVNWDAYSAFFNDGIIPASDIVSTVFIVAVAFVGLYIARWMYSQL; encoded by the coding sequence ATGAGTGTTAACTGGGACGCTTACTCCGCCTTCTTCAACGACGGTATCATTCCGGCATCCGATATCGTGAGCACCGTGTTCATCGTCGCGGTCGCTTTCGTCGGATTGTATATCGCAAGGTGGATGTACAGCCAGTTGTGA
- a CDS encoding nitrate/sulfonate/bicarbonate ABC transporter ATPase codes for MSENGKIITNGPKASSRDRVRADRTDLLYKDIPEGGTLMKIDGLNVVYRTDEKETVAVEDFTLNVKKGELVSIVGPSGCGKTTILRCIAGLLQPTAGKITIGDTECIAPGSDRGMVFQDFALFPWRTVKQNVEFGMEIAGVPKKEREERALKYIKAVGLEKFADSRIHELSGGMKQRVGIARALVMHPAVTLMDEPFGALDAQTRNIMQEQLTKIITHSERTIIFITHSVDEALYLSDRVVILTKRPSTIYKVIDVPWARPRDRASPEFTQLRKQILDYLEMQNVMDE; via the coding sequence ATGTCTGAGAACGGAAAGATTATAACAAACGGACCGAAAGCCAGTTCCAGGGACCGTGTCAGAGCGGATCGTACAGATCTCCTTTACAAGGACATCCCCGAAGGCGGGACCCTCATGAAGATCGACGGCCTCAATGTAGTCTACAGGACTGACGAGAAGGAGACCGTCGCCGTAGAGGATTTCACCCTCAATGTGAAGAAGGGAGAGCTGGTCTCCATAGTCGGACCCTCGGGATGCGGTAAGACCACCATCCTGAGATGTATCGCGGGACTCCTTCAGCCCACCGCCGGAAAGATTACCATCGGAGATACCGAATGCATCGCACCCGGTTCCGACCGCGGTATGGTATTCCAGGATTTCGCTCTCTTCCCCTGGAGGACTGTGAAACAGAATGTCGAGTTCGGTATGGAGATTGCCGGCGTTCCCAAGAAAGAGCGCGAGGAAAGGGCTCTGAAATACATCAAAGCGGTCGGACTGGAGAAGTTCGCTGATTCGAGGATCCATGAGCTCTCGGGAGGAATGAAGCAGCGTGTCGGTATCGCCCGTGCGCTGGTAATGCATCCCGCCGTAACCCTGATGGATGAACCCTTCGGCGCCCTTGATGCTCAAACAAGGAACATCATGCAGGAACAGCTGACGAAGATCATCACCCACAGCGAGAGGACCATCATCTTCATCACCCACTCCGTAGATGAGGCGCTGTACCTCTCGGACAGGGTCGTCATCCTCACCAAGAGGCCCTCCACCATCTACAAGGTCATCGACGTCCCGTGGGCCAGGCCCAGGGACCGTGCGAGCCCCGAATTCACGCAGCTCAGGAAGCAGATTCTCGACTACCTTGAGATGCAGAACGTGATGGACGAGTAA
- a CDS encoding nitrate/sulfonate/bicarbonate ABC transporter permease protein NtrB, producing the protein MDFKYDRHNKYHRLLRQILIIAVSLVMFVEAWWVISIIANSPTVPNPADTFIALKEIIQHGDNMTGISLGTYVKSSMSTFLKGFGLALLVATPLGLILGRFETVRAFANPIIEVLRPIAPIAWAPIFMISVGYKLGPMLVVFVGIVFPLLTNIIFGVSKIDKNLVDAAKTLGASDLQIFVKVLVPSTIPYLMNGVKIGLGIGWMCIVAAELYATPLGGIGFFLAEQATVGFWPGAYAAIIVIAVLGLVTTGLAEYVHRLVTKRMGIDI; encoded by the coding sequence ATGGACTTCAAGTACGACAGACACAACAAGTATCACCGTCTGCTGAGGCAGATCCTGATAATTGCTGTGTCGCTGGTCATGTTCGTCGAGGCGTGGTGGGTCATATCGATCATCGCCAACTCGCCGACCGTACCCAATCCCGCCGACACGTTCATCGCCCTCAAGGAGATTATCCAGCATGGCGACAACATGACCGGCATCTCCCTCGGGACCTATGTCAAATCCAGTATGAGCACGTTCCTCAAGGGATTCGGCCTGGCACTTCTCGTCGCGACCCCTCTGGGACTGATTCTCGGAAGGTTCGAGACCGTACGTGCTTTCGCCAACCCCATCATCGAGGTCCTCAGGCCCATCGCACCTATCGCATGGGCACCCATATTCATGATTTCCGTCGGTTACAAGCTCGGACCCATGCTGGTCGTCTTCGTGGGAATCGTATTCCCCCTGCTGACCAACATCATCTTCGGTGTGAGCAAGATCGACAAGAACCTTGTCGACGCGGCCAAGACCCTCGGTGCGAGCGACCTTCAGATCTTCGTCAAGGTCCTGGTCCCCTCTACCATCCCCTATCTGATGAACGGAGTCAAGATCGGTCTCGGTATCGGATGGATGTGTATCGTCGCGGCAGAGCTGTACGCCACCCCTCTCGGAGGAATCGGATTCTTCCTGGCGGAGCAGGCCACCGTCGGATTCTGGCCCGGAGCATACGCAGCAATCATCGTCATCGCCGTCCTGGGACTCGTGACCACCGGTCTTGCGGAGTATGTCCACAGGCTCGTTACCAAGAGAATGGGGATTGATATCTGA
- a CDS encoding nitrate/sulfonate/bicarbonate ABC transporter substrate-binding protein → MDKKLLSTVIIIAVIIASMGAVIVYDHNIHKDTDSSGSTYNVIARVNSEGSGIYINSTVLSDKGGVSAFYDPTTYDVTGKQAAWGGLIFGTPGAATIQHIQLQSMVEKMGLTFTLYQSGMATDSSHVYYVLNIANKTAAAADPNINGGIVWEPQFSAIVDDTSNDYVSLGLTNDFFSGHTCCIIAGYSSYMQTHADQTNRFLAAYIKGVEWVLNPANHDALVALGKDKTGITDDAVINDSLDHITYLYDDVSDDLSQLRKDIAELSQDLPALKHTVQDLGFANAYQFASRFVDDSYMMSAIDIHNDTSYSYSGPKSSIKVACIAGDIHQIALHAAVAQGFFDEYGLIVTVSAATNGPGVATALQNGEAQFGLMGAPPATSTAINGMLVTY, encoded by the coding sequence ATGGATAAGAAATTGTTATCGACCGTGATAATCATTGCAGTGATTATCGCATCTATGGGTGCGGTCATAGTTTATGACCACAACATACACAAAGACACCGACTCGAGCGGTTCCACTTATAACGTCATCGCGAGGGTCAACTCCGAAGGATCGGGAATCTACATCAACAGCACAGTACTTTCCGATAAGGGGGGAGTCTCTGCTTTCTATGACCCCACCACATATGACGTTACAGGCAAGCAGGCTGCATGGGGCGGACTGATTTTCGGAACTCCGGGAGCCGCGACCATCCAGCACATCCAGCTCCAAAGCATGGTGGAGAAGATGGGTCTGACATTCACGCTATACCAGTCTGGAATGGCGACCGATTCTTCCCATGTCTATTATGTACTGAACATCGCCAATAAGACCGCAGCCGCGGCAGACCCCAACATCAACGGAGGTATCGTCTGGGAGCCTCAGTTTTCCGCCATCGTCGACGATACCAGCAACGATTACGTCAGCCTCGGCCTCACCAACGACTTCTTCTCCGGCCACACCTGCTGTATCATCGCAGGATACAGCTCCTACATGCAGACCCATGCCGACCAGACCAACAGGTTCCTGGCAGCCTACATCAAGGGTGTGGAGTGGGTCCTCAATCCCGCCAACCACGACGCCCTCGTCGCACTCGGAAAGGATAAAACCGGAATCACCGATGATGCGGTCATCAACGATTCTCTCGACCACATCACCTACCTTTACGATGACGTCTCCGACGACCTCTCCCAGCTCCGCAAGGACATCGCCGAGCTCTCACAGGATCTCCCCGCACTCAAGCACACCGTGCAGGACCTCGGCTTCGCCAACGCCTACCAGTTCGCTTCCAGGTTCGTGGACGACTCCTACATGATGAGCGCCATCGATATCCACAACGATACCAGCTACAGCTACAGCGGACCCAAGTCCTCCATCAAGGTCGCCTGTATCGCAGGAGATATCCACCAGATTGCGCTCCATGCCGCCGTCGCACAGGGATTCTTCGATGAATACGGACTCATCGTCACTGTCTCCGCAGCCACTAATGGTCCCGGAGTCGCCACCGCCCTTCAGAACGGAGAGGCACAGTTCGGACTGATGGGTGCACCTCCCGCAACCTCCACGGCCATCAACGGAATGCTCGTAACCTACTGA
- a CDS encoding lipid A export permease/ATP-binding protein MsbA1, whose translation MLILLQVWMDLKIPEYMGDITDQIILNHTDVVMQKGTEMLILAFASLIVSFIAGFVLANLSALAGRNMRLMEFDAVQSLSVDDINRFTAASLITRSTNDVTQVQNFIARGLQAVIKAPIIAVWGLLKISSSSIEWTLVTAAGMAVLLFMMMGTLHFAGIRYRRVQWFTDVVNRNTRENLDGIRVIRAYNAEAHQEERFDGSSKDLLNNNISAIKIMAPSYPLAQAMTNFVTVGIYWIGAGIIMGIAGQEARFLKYSDMIVFTSYATMVLTSVLLMFGVMRMLPRARVSYARIREVIETVPSISDGTVTEGREKGTVEFRDVSFSYPGSGRKVLEDISFRVESGSTVAIIGSTGSGKTTLVDLMLRFHDPDTGSVLVDGVDVKDFVQESLHNRIGYVPQNAIIFSGTVEMNVNYGYGSEDRTTENVRRALAIAQAEDFVAALPEKEQSHISQKGKNISGGQKQRIAIARAVCREPEIYLLDDSFSALDYKTDKALREALRRETQGSTVIIVAQRIGTIRDADEILVLDEGRIVGRGRHRELMQTCQIYRDIARSQLTEEELL comes from the coding sequence ATGCTTATCCTGCTGCAGGTCTGGATGGACCTGAAGATCCCCGAGTACATGGGGGATATCACCGACCAGATCATCCTCAACCATACCGATGTCGTCATGCAGAAGGGTACCGAGATGCTCATTCTCGCCTTTGCGAGTCTGATTGTCTCGTTTATCGCCGGCTTCGTCCTGGCGAACCTTTCCGCTCTGGCGGGACGCAATATGCGCCTGATGGAGTTCGATGCTGTTCAGTCTCTCTCCGTGGACGATATCAACCGTTTCACCGCCGCCAGTCTCATCACCCGTTCCACGAACGATGTAACCCAGGTGCAGAACTTCATCGCCAGGGGACTCCAGGCTGTGATAAAGGCCCCCATCATTGCGGTATGGGGACTTCTTAAAATCTCCAGTTCTTCCATTGAATGGACCCTGGTGACCGCTGCCGGTATGGCGGTGTTGCTCTTCATGATGATGGGTACCCTGCACTTCGCCGGAATCAGGTACCGCAGGGTCCAGTGGTTCACAGATGTCGTCAACCGCAACACCCGCGAGAATCTCGACGGGATCAGGGTCATAAGGGCCTACAACGCCGAGGCCCACCAGGAGGAGAGGTTCGACGGTTCCAGTAAGGATCTCCTGAACAACAACATCTCCGCTATCAAGATCATGGCGCCCAGCTATCCGCTCGCCCAGGCCATGACCAACTTCGTCACGGTGGGAATATACTGGATCGGTGCAGGCATCATCATGGGGATCGCAGGTCAGGAGGCTAGGTTCCTGAAGTATTCCGACATGATTGTATTCACGTCTTACGCGACCATGGTCCTCACATCGGTCCTGCTGATGTTTGGGGTCATGCGCATGCTGCCCCGCGCCAGGGTTAGCTACGCCCGTATCAGAGAGGTCATCGAGACCGTACCCTCCATCTCCGACGGTACGGTCACCGAGGGCAGGGAGAAGGGAACCGTGGAGTTCAGGGACGTATCCTTCAGCTACCCGGGCAGCGGCCGCAAGGTCCTCGAGGATATCTCTTTCCGTGTTGAGAGCGGCAGCACCGTGGCCATCATCGGGTCCACGGGATCGGGTAAGACGACCTTAGTAGACCTGATGCTCAGATTCCATGACCCAGACACCGGTTCTGTTTTGGTGGACGGGGTCGATGTTAAGGATTTCGTCCAGGAATCACTCCACAACCGCATAGGGTACGTTCCCCAGAACGCCATCATCTTCTCGGGTACCGTGGAGATGAACGTGAATTACGGATATGGTTCGGAGGACCGCACAACCGAAAACGTCCGCCGTGCACTCGCCATAGCCCAGGCCGAGGACTTCGTCGCAGCCCTGCCCGAGAAGGAGCAATCCCACATATCCCAGAAGGGTAAGAACATCTCCGGCGGACAGAAGCAGAGGATCGCCATCGCGAGGGCGGTCTGCAGGGAACCTGAGATCTATCTGCTCGACGATTCCTTCTCAGCTTTGGACTACAAGACCGACAAAGCACTGAGGGAAGCGCTGCGCAGGGAGACTCAGGGAAGCACCGTGATAATCGTTGCACAGAGGATAGGCACTATCCGCGATGCTGATGAGATCCTGGTCCTCGACGAAGGCAGGATTGTGGGCAGAGGCAGACACCGTGAGCTGATGCAGACCTGTCAGATCTATCGTGACATCGCACGTTCTCAGCTCACAGAGGAGGAATTGCTATGA
- a CDS encoding lipid A export permease/ATP-binding protein MsbA2 codes for MTSAPKGGKLSPGGDHGPQLSGSYWSKGVSPHNIWPPVKRLFGYIGKYRWAIFIGVLCTMIGSLLSTIGPQYIKEISDLIYDGIVADSINTDSVLRLSIIAIAIYLVGMAFNTVEHYLIPATSERVANLFRIDLAHKINKLPLNYYDNSSTGDVMSRITNDADTVGHQCGLSFSFLFSALTTLIGCLIMMVWTCPLLAVITVIPPIVGFAITRIVLRRTQNYFRAQSRYLGAINGQVEENYYGHAIVRAYGNRDAARREFSHTNDELYRVAYKSRFITSTIPQTMAFIGNLGYVLVCIIGSMLVLRGEITYGVIIAFILYVRMFSHPLMMLADAFAGMQSLAASTERLFELLDAPEMDDETQKKLDLDEIKGKVEFSDVCFSYIEGTEVIHDFSFTVEPGEKVAIVGPTGAGKTTLVNLLMRFYEVDSGDILIDGVSVKELRRDQVHSLFSMVLQDAWVFEGSIRDNLKFNNPDLTDERMEEACRAVGIHDFISTLPDGYDTVISERSGLSAGQKQQVSIARAMLHSAPMIIFDEATSSVDTRTEKHIQSAVESMTVGKTSFLIAHRLSTIRDCDKIIVMKGGKLVETGTHEALLAKGGYYSELYNSQFENCE; via the coding sequence ATGACCTCCGCACCCAAGGGAGGCAAACTCAGTCCCGGTGGGGACCACGGTCCCCAGCTGAGCGGAAGCTACTGGTCCAAAGGGGTTTCCCCGCACAATATATGGCCTCCCGTGAAGAGACTGTTCGGCTACATCGGGAAGTACCGGTGGGCCATCTTTATCGGTGTTCTCTGTACCATGATAGGTTCGCTCCTGTCCACCATCGGACCCCAATACATCAAGGAGATCTCCGACCTCATCTACGACGGCATCGTGGCCGATTCGATCAATACAGATTCTGTGCTGCGTCTATCCATCATTGCGATTGCGATATACCTGGTCGGGATGGCATTCAACACCGTCGAACATTACCTGATACCTGCGACCTCGGAGCGTGTGGCAAACCTCTTCCGTATCGATCTGGCACATAAGATAAACAAGCTCCCCCTGAACTATTACGATAACAGCAGCACCGGGGACGTAATGAGCAGAATCACCAACGATGCCGATACGGTCGGACACCAGTGTGGGTTGTCTTTCAGCTTCCTGTTCTCTGCTCTCACCACCCTCATCGGATGCCTCATTATGATGGTATGGACCTGCCCCCTCCTGGCGGTGATAACAGTTATCCCGCCAATCGTGGGATTCGCCATCACCAGGATCGTCCTACGCCGGACTCAGAATTACTTCAGGGCGCAGTCCCGTTATCTCGGGGCCATCAACGGCCAGGTGGAGGAGAACTATTACGGCCATGCCATCGTGAGGGCATACGGCAACAGGGATGCCGCCCGCAGGGAGTTCAGCCATACGAACGATGAGCTCTACCGCGTTGCATACAAGTCCCGTTTCATCACCAGTACGATCCCTCAGACCATGGCCTTCATCGGCAATCTGGGATATGTGCTCGTATGTATCATCGGTTCCATGCTGGTGCTCCGCGGCGAGATCACCTACGGTGTGATCATCGCATTCATCCTCTACGTCAGGATGTTCAGCCACCCGCTCATGATGCTCGCCGATGCTTTCGCGGGCATGCAGTCTCTGGCAGCTTCCACCGAGCGTCTCTTCGAACTGCTCGATGCGCCCGAGATGGATGACGAGACCCAAAAGAAACTGGATTTGGACGAAATCAAAGGAAAGGTGGAGTTCAGTGATGTCTGCTTCAGCTACATCGAGGGAACCGAGGTCATCCACGATTTCTCCTTCACGGTGGAACCCGGGGAGAAGGTGGCTATCGTAGGTCCCACCGGTGCCGGAAAGACCACCCTGGTGAACCTCCTGATGAGGTTCTACGAGGTAGACAGCGGAGACATCCTTATTGACGGCGTTTCCGTGAAGGAGCTCCGGAGGGATCAGGTACACTCACTTTTCTCGATGGTACTTCAGGATGCCTGGGTCTTTGAAGGCAGCATCCGTGACAATCTCAAATTCAACAATCCCGATCTCACCGATGAGAGGATGGAGGAGGCCTGCCGCGCAGTGGGCATCCACGATTTCATCAGCACCCTTCCCGATGGTTATGACACTGTCATCAGCGAGAGATCCGGGCTGTCCGCGGGACAGAAGCAGCAGGTCTCCATCGCCCGCGCCATGCTCCACAGCGCACCTATGATCATCTTCGACGAGGCTACGAGTTCGGTGGACACCCGCACCGAGAAGCACATACAATCCGCTGTCGAGAGCATGACCGTGGGAAAGACCTCCTTCCTCATCGCCCACCGTCTGAGCACCATCCGCGACTGTGACAAGATCATCGTCATGAAGGGTGGAAAACTGGTGGAGACCGGTACCCATGAGGCACTTCTGGCCAAAGGCGGCTACTATTCGGAGCTGTACAACAGTCAGTTCGAGAACTGCGAATGA
- a CDS encoding phosphoserine phosphatase SerB has translation MVSTEEITQAESQEENVAVEQIEEQQPVEQVEETEEVAEPTEEEKAQLEDLEAQRTVLNSDAEKHKQRRDELNAQTKEWKAKRDALNVQVRELVDEAGKARETRNQYNQKVRDAKVVRDEWNAKVSEIRAKINELRPEKKEDSNEMSLGQMKKDLERMEYQQQTTTMSSDKEKALVKAISDLAKQIREREKVEEGDEAIKDLVAQLREAKAKAEEAHRAVGEAAEQAQVAHDNMLTLYQKADAIRKEADAAQAKFVECKQAADEEHRLHIEQIKSVHEISKSADGIKNKKTAAKKKRADAQSKQEAKEIFDKFKAGEKLSTEDLMLLQKSGYL, from the coding sequence ATGGTTAGCACCGAAGAAATTACCCAGGCAGAATCTCAGGAAGAGAACGTCGCAGTCGAGCAGATCGAAGAGCAGCAGCCCGTCGAGCAGGTTGAGGAGACCGAAGAGGTCGCCGAGCCTACCGAAGAGGAGAAAGCACAGCTCGAGGATCTCGAGGCTCAGCGCACCGTTCTGAACAGCGACGCAGAGAAGCACAAGCAGCGCAGGGACGAGCTTAACGCTCAGACCAAAGAGTGGAAGGCCAAGAGGGATGCACTCAACGTCCAGGTCCGCGAGCTTGTCGACGAGGCTGGAAAAGCCAGAGAGACCCGTAACCAGTACAACCAGAAGGTTAGGGATGCCAAGGTAGTCAGGGACGAGTGGAACGCCAAAGTCTCTGAGATCCGTGCTAAGATCAACGAGCTCAGGCCCGAGAAGAAAGAGGACTCCAACGAGATGTCCCTCGGTCAGATGAAGAAAGACCTCGAGAGGATGGAGTACCAGCAGCAGACCACCACCATGTCTTCCGACAAAGAGAAGGCACTGGTCAAGGCCATCTCCGATCTCGCAAAGCAGATCAGGGAGAGGGAGAAGGTAGAAGAGGGCGATGAGGCAATCAAGGACCTGGTCGCACAGCTCCGCGAAGCAAAGGCAAAGGCAGAGGAGGCCCACAGGGCAGTCGGCGAGGCCGCAGAGCAGGCACAGGTCGCTCACGACAACATGCTGACCCTCTACCAGAAGGCTGACGCCATCAGGAAGGAGGCAGACGCTGCACAGGCCAAGTTCGTCGAGTGCAAGCAGGCTGCAGACGAGGAGCACAGGCTCCACATCGAGCAGATCAAGTCTGTCCACGAGATCAGCAAATCCGCAGACGGCATCAAGAACAAGAAGACCGCCGCCAAGAAGAAGCGCGCAGACGCACAGTCCAAGCAGGAAGCTAAGGAGATTTTCGACAAGTTCAAGGCTGGAGAGAAACTCAGCACCGAGGACCTCATGCTTCTGCAGAAGTCCGGATACCTCTGA